In Bacteroidales bacterium, the sequence GTTGTCTTTCAGTTTCTCTAAAGCTTCCAGTATTTCTCCGGGAGCATGTACTACTCCACCATAGCGGCCAAAATGCTGAACGGGGATCCGGCATCCGGTAGCTAGCTTGACGTCTTCAATCATTTGTCCTGCGCTCATTTCAACAGATAGTAATCCTTTTGCATTACGCGCTGCTTCGTTCAGTTCCTTAGACGGAAAAGGAAAAAGTGTGATGGGGCGGAATAAACCCGCTTTAATACCTTTTGCACGGGCCAGTTCAACGGCTTTCCTGCTGATACGGGCACTGGCTCCATAAGCAATGATCAGGTATTCGGCATCTTCACAAAAAGAAGTTTCACACCGGGTGTCTTCTTCTTCCATTTGTTTGTATTTGGCCTGAAGCTTGAAATTATGCTGTTCGTGTTCCAATGCGTCCAGGTTCAGCGAGGTAATAATATTCCGTTCCCTGTCGGGCGTTTTGCCTGTGGTTCCCCAAGGTTCATAATCTGTCTTACGTGGTTGGAATTCCGGTAATTCCACTTTTTCCATCATTTGTCCGATCACTCCATCGGAAAGGATCAGGACAGGATTCCGGTATTTAAAAGCAAGTTCAAATCCGAGCGATACAAAATCGGCCATTTCCTGAACAGAGAATGGTGCCAGCACCAGCATACGGTAGTCACCATGTCCACCTCCCTTGGTACTCTGGAAATAATCGGCCTGCGATGGTTGGATAGTGCCCAGGCCCGGTCCTCCACGTGCCACATTAACGATCAGGCAGGGAAGTTCCGCTCCGGCAAGATAAGAAATACCCTCTGTCATCAGGCTAATGCCGGGACTTGAAGAGGAGGTCATGATACGCTTTCCGGTAGACGCAGCGCCATATACCATATTAATGGCAGCTACCTCACTTTCAGCCTGTAAGATAACCATACCGGTAGTCTCTTCCGGATTTTGTTCGACTAAATATTCTAATATTTCCGATTGCGGAGTGATGGGATAACCGAAATAGGCATCTGCTCCTGCGCGGATAGCTGCTTCAGCTATGGCTTCATTGCCCTTCATCAACCGAAGTTCTTTCATTGGATATCTTTTATGATTTACTGATTAATCGTCTCATTTTGGGAAAGAATAGCTTTAATTGACTATTCTTTTATCCTATATACGGTAATGGCTCCGTCCGGGCATATGATCGCACAATTGGTACACCCTGTACAATCTTCGGGATTTACCATCGCTGCATAATAATAACCTTTGGAGTTGACGTTCTTGCCTAATGTAATTACATGTTGCGGACAATTCACCGTGCATACGCTACAACCTTTACAACGCTCTGCATCAACAACTATTGCCCCTTTTACTTTTGCCATATTTTCTATGTTTGAAAATTAACGGTTGGTACCATTAATGTTAAATCGGCTGCAAAAATACAAAAAATAGTATGAATTTAATCGAGATAAGACAAATAAGTACTTCCTTACCAGAATACATATATCAAATACGACAGGACAATAATTCCGAATCCTGCAAGGTTGACTATGATGATCAGGATAATCGACTGTATCCAGGTCAGGTCTTTTTTTGCAAAAATGATGATCAGTAAAAACTCTATCAGGGCTATGATAAAAAAACGGATAAGATAATTGACCGGGAGAACCCATTCAAAAAAACCACTGAACAGGAATATGCCTGCACTAATCGAGATCAGGCGTTTGGGAAGTTTGGTGAGGAAAATATAAATGCATGCTATCAAAAGCTTTACAATAAAGAATATTAACAGAAAGACAAAATATGACTTTTCATCATCATTTTTTTGCGGATATAGAAAATCTTTCGTCCGGACTTTTATTTTTTCTGCATCAATAAGAACCGAGAAAGTGCTTCTTTGGGGCGAAATTTGAAATGACCTGCTTTCTGCTTCTTTCCCGTCTGAGGTTACAGCGGTTATTTTTATTTCCTGTTTTTGTGAAGCCGTAAAGAATAAACTTGTTTGGAGTTGGCCTTTAAATGCCATTGAATTGAAAATAGTAATCGTGTCACCGGCTTCTTCCATATCCGGTGCGATCACAAAAATGTTTTGATAATGAAGGGAATCTTCATTAAAAGTTACATCCAACTCTATGGTGAACCCGGCAAAAATCTTACAGGATAAAAACAACAACAAGACCATGATGTAGTTACACCTTAATGTTTGTCTGTATTTTAGCTTACCGGAGATCATATTTTTATATCATAAAAGGAATAACAAAAAAAATAAATACAAAAAAACACAATTTCCTTGTGAAATAGAAGCGCTACAGTTACTTTTGTTTGATGCAGATGTTATTTTTCTGATTTTTATCGTTTAATATTGATATGACTTTTCACCTACTTCGTATTCAGGAGTTTCTTAGTAATAAAAATAAGCATATGTTTTTAACTGCAATTTTTCTATTCTGTTTTCTTTGTTATCCAGGGGTGCAAGCTGAAGCTTTTGTGCCACAGGATGATGTTTCCCCGGATAAAACACATATTTATAACCGGGGAACCCTCAATAATTGCCGGATAAAATTTGAAAGAGAAAAGAAAGGTCGTGTTGCATTTATGGGAGGGTCTATCACTGAAATGAAAGGATGGCGTGAAATGATATGTGAAGAATTACAGCGACGGTTTCCTGATACTGAATTCGATTTTATTGCTGCAGGTATCAGTTCTACAGGCACTACCCCCGGAGCTTTTCGTTTTGAAAGGGATGTGTTGAAAAACGGCACTGTTGACCTGTTATTCGAAGAAGCTGCGGTAAATGATGAGACCAATGGGTTTAATGCCATAGAACAGATACGGGGTATGGAAGGGATCATTCGTCAGGCCCGCCTTTCAAATCCTGATATGGATATTATCATGCTTCATTTTATCTGGGATGAAATGCTGGACCCGCTGGCCAGTGGAAAAATTCCTGAAGTCATTCAGAATCACGAAAGGGTGGCAGCATACTATCAGGTTTCTTCCATCGATCTTGCGTCGGAAGTATCTCAACGGATGCAGGATGGGGAGTTTGACTGGAAAATGTTTGGAGGGACACATCCGGCCCCACTTGGACACAAAATATACGCAGCCACTATTAGTCGTTTATTCGATCAGATGTGGCAACAACCTTTACCGGATACAGCAAGGATACATCCTCATCTTCTGCCTCCTGTTCCAATGGATTCATTTAGTTATTACCGGGGAAGGCTGGCGGATATACGTGAAGCAAGACTGAAACACGGTTGGAAATATGAGCCTGAATGGATACCTAAGTTAAAAGCATCAACCCGTAAGGGTTTTGTGAATGTTCCTGCTTTAGAAGCGCTCGATCCGGGTTCAGAACTTTATTTTACCTTTGAAGGGACTGCTATTGGGATCTTTAATGTTGCAGGACCGGATGCCGGTATCATCGAATACAGTGTAGATGGACAACCCTTTCGCCAGAAAGATCTCTATACCAAGTGGAGCCGGAGCCTCTATATTCCCTGGGTTACCATGCTTGAATCCGAATTACCGGATGGCAAACATGAAATAGTGATCAGGACCGGCAAACAAAATCATCCGGAAAGCAAGGGAAATGCCTGCCAAATATTTTATTTTACCATAAATGACCGGAAGCTATGATTGTATACCCCAATGCCAAGATTAATATCGGCCTGATGATTACAGGGAAACGTGTGGACGGATTTCACGACATTGAAACAGCTTTTTACCCGGTTTCATTGTGTGATGTCCTGGAAATAAAATTAGCAAATAGTGAGAAAAAAATATCCCTGGAATGTATGGGAATTGACCTGGGAGATCAGCCGGTGGAAAATAACCTGTGTTACAAAGCATATTGCTTATTGGACACTATTTATGATTTACCGCCGGTGACTATACGTTTGCATAAACGGATACCTATAGGTGCAGGGTTGGGGGGTGGTTCTTCCGATGCGGCATATACCCTGAAAACATTGAACCAGTTATTCCTGTTGGGCATTTCTGATTCCGAATTAGTCGAATATGCCGGCCGGTTAGGAAGTGATTGTTCTTTTTTTATTGGAAACCGTCCTGCCATTGGAAAAGGCAAAGGAGATGTTTTAACACCGGTTCCGCTTTCACTTACCAATTATCATATATTACTGGTAAAACCTCCGGTTTTTGTAAGTACTGCCGAAGCTTATTCGGAGATTACTCCTGCAGAACCTGAAGTATCCCTCTCAGAATTGTTAAAATTACCGCTAGAAAAATGGAAGACTGCCATCAACAATGATTTTGAAAATTCTGTTTTTGGCAGACACCCTGAAATCGGAAAGATCAAAGAGCAACTGTATAATCTGGGGGCTATTTATGCATCTATGTCGGGAAGTGGATCAAGTGTTTATGGTATTTTCAGGGAAATTCCGAAAGATATAAAGGAAATTTTTTCAGGTTGTTTTGTATGGTGCGATTGAAGTAAATAAGTGAATCGAACATCACTGAAAACATATCAGCTCTTTTTTCAATTAAATTACGATATTCAATTGCAGTCATTCTTAACTTCTGAACAGAAGTAATAATATTAAGAAACTTACCCGGGATATATGATTATTAGAAGAAAGATCGGTTATCCGGAAAAGTCAGATTTGGATCGAAACAGATTTTCAAGTATGGGATCATTCTCAAAAGACTTAATCCTACAAACCAATAAATCAGTTTGAATCTCATAAAAAAGAGGTTATCTGGTGGCAATCAGATAACCTCTTTGTGTTTAATTAGTTTTTATTAACAACGAACATTTCAATCGTCTAAACGCAGGAAGTTTCCGTTCATATCAAAATACAATTCGAAATCATTCCTGTCTCTGATTATTTCTACCTTATACGAATTGTTTTCTTTTTCTATTTCCGAAATATATGCATTGGGGTAGTTGGTGTCAATGTAAAGGGAAATACCAGCCGGCAATGTCTGGATGAATGATTCTGGAAGTTCTCTGTCATTCCCGTCTATACTTAACCAGGCCCCATCCTGATTAAAATCGATTTCTACACCATTGACTAATTCCACTTCGTACATTTTTCCATTAGAATCATGCCTGGCTTTTTTTTCTATTTCCCTTATTAGTATATTAGGATAATAAGTAGCGAGAAAATCTTTAATTGATGCCGGTAAACTATTGATGTCAACATTTTGATCGTTATCATCACTTCCGAGAAATTCTCCGTTTGTGTTAAAAAGTAGATCAACATCGTTTGCCAGCTCAATTTTATAACCGGAAATCTTTTTCTTTACTTCGACTACGTATGTTGATGGGTAATTACTTTTGATATACCCGGAGATATTTCCGGGTAACAACTGCATCACCGATTCCGGTACCGGCAAATTAAAGTCATCATCACCTTCTACTTCAATCCAATTTTCCTCGTGATCAAATACGATTTTATAACTTTTAGTATAACCGTTTTTCAGGTAAACTTTTTTATATTCCTGACCATTCTCATTCTTGATGTAAGCTATGGTGTAATCAGGAAAATGAGTATTAATAAATTCTTCAATGGACTTACTTACACTTCCATTGCCTGTTTCAGAGCCCTGTCCGGATTGGGTGTCACTGAGGATGTCTCCGTTTTTATCAAATAGCAATTCCTTGTCATTGATCAATTCTACTTTATATCCGTAAGCTTTTTTCTCTATCTCTTCAATACCTATGCCAGCATAGTTCGTATTGACATATTGCACAATGGCTATCGGAAGCAACTCAAGGACATCTGCCGGAAAAGGAGTGCCATCAACAAGGCTTTCGATATCCCTCCAGTCTCCATTCTTATCGAATTCAATTTCTACACTGGATGTGACAGATCCGGATTTTGTTCCGCTCTTATATAATTTACTTTCATAAATAGCCCCTCTTTCGTTTTCTGTTTTATTTACTTTTACCTCGCTAACAACATACTGGTTGAAATATGTTGAAATAAACTCTTGTGCAGCTACAGGCAATTTGTCTGTTCCCGGGTCATTGTTGTCATCATCATTACAACCTAAAAGTGGCATCATAAAAATAGCCATTAATAAAAATAATGTTTTGTGTTTCATTTTCATTTGTGTTATTTATTAATATTTATGTTACAAAAATGATAACCAATACTGAAAAGAATTTGAAATAATGAAAAAAAGTATGGCAGAATATCAAAATCGTGGAATTCACCATTGAAATTGTAATTACAATGATATCGATTCTGCTGGAGTAGAGAATATTGCTATTTTTATTAGTGGTATGATCCCATAGATTTTAGGGAATATCCCATGTTCTGGATTTTAATGATTCTTTTCCATATTGATAAGCGGAAACCTTTGAATAAGCATTTTGTTTGGCCATGGAAAATATTTACTTTTGTATTGAAATATTTCAATCTGCATGGAACACGACGAACAAGATATATTTGATGAGCATCACAAGGATCATGATAGCGCTTTAACAGTTAATCCGGGTGTGGAGCAACCTCCGGTAGTTAATGCAACTTCCCTGGAACGTTTCCTGAGCCGTTCCCGTAAAATATTAAGCCTTGACGAATATGTCGAAGGGATACTGAATGGTAACCGGACCATATTGAGTAAAGCCATCACCCTGATAGAAAGTTCACTTCCCGAGCATGAAAAAATGGCTCAGGATATTATTGAACGTTGTTTGCCTTATTCCGGAAAATCGGTACGGATCGGTATTACCGGAGTTCCGGGGGCGGGGAAAAGTACTTTTATTGAAGCTATGGGAGGATATCTTACATCCAACGGCAAAAAGCTGGCAGTATTGGCTATTGATCCATCGAGTGAACGGTCGAAGGGAAGTATTTTAGGTGACAAAACAAGGATGGAACAGCTGTCATCCGATCCGAATGCATTTATCCGTCCTTCTCCTTCGTCCGGCTCCTTAGGAGGGGTTGCCCGAAAAACACGGGAAACGGTTTTTCTCTGCGAAGCCGCTGGTTTTGACACTATATTTATTGAAACTGTGGGAGTGGGACAATCGGAAACAGCCGTACATTCTATGACCGATTTTTTCCTGTTGATACAGATTGCCGGTGCTGGTGACGAATTACAAGGTATCAAAAGAGGGATCATGGAAATGGCTGACCTGATAGCCGTCAATAAGGCAGATGGTAATAATATGGAAAAGGCGCAACTGGCGAAGGCACAATATCAAAGTGCCCTTCGGTTATTCCCAAAACCGGTGTCGGGATGGGAACCTAAAGCTACGATCTGTTCATCCATCACCAAATTAGGTATTGATGAAATCTGGGAAATTATTCTTCAATATGAACAATTGACCCGGGATAACGGTTATTTTGAAGATAGACGGCACAATCAGGCCAGGTATTGGATGAATGAAACCATCCGTAACAGCCTGATCAGTCATTTTTATACACATCCTGCTATAGAACAGTTGCTTCCGGAATACGAAAAGAAGGTATTGGAAGATAAGATCAGTTCTTTTGCTGCCGCCAGGATGTTGTTGAATGAATATTATTTAAAATCGAAATAAAATATGTATTTATCATCCATTCTTTGGTTGCTTGTTTGGCCCGCATTGATCATTGTATCCTATTTTGCAGTGAAATTTTTCCTGAAAAAGGCTAATCTGTTGTAACCTCCGTTAATTATATGGTTGGCTTTTGAGTATGAGACAGCGGATTCTGTTTTTTATATATTATTTCCTTTATTGGATCGCCTTCTTTGTCGTTGCGCGCCTGGTTTTCATGTTATATAACCATGATCTGTCATTTTTGATGGATTTTGGTGAGTGGTGTGCTACTTTTGGGCATGGATTACGGATGGATATCTCTATGAGCGGATATATTTCTGCAATTGCTGCTTTGATATTGACATTTACCTCTTTTTCAAAAGGTGTTGTTGTATCCAAAGCATTGTCTGTATATACATTTTTGGCCCTGCTTATTTCCGGTTTTCTGATTATCTCTGATATGGAGTTATACCGGCATTGGGGATTCAGGCTGGACGATACGCCACTGACTTACCTGAAAACACCGAAAGAAGCTTTTGCTTCCGTCAATGTATGGATACTATTGCTTCAACTGGCCATTCTGGCAGTGTTATTATGGATTTCATGGAAAGTATACAGAAAAATAAATGCAGGGCTAAAAAAATCAAGGATATTAGGAATAACAGGCGTTCCGGTATTTCTTTTTGCCTGCGCGCTGATGATCCTACCCATACGCGGAAGCCTGGG encodes:
- a CDS encoding 3-methyl-2-oxobutanoate dehydrogenase subunit VorB, encoding MKELRLMKGNEAIAEAAIRAGADAYFGYPITPQSEILEYLVEQNPEETTGMVILQAESEVAAINMVYGAASTGKRIMTSSSSPGISLMTEGISYLAGAELPCLIVNVARGGPGLGTIQPSQADYFQSTKGGGHGDYRMLVLAPFSVQEMADFVSLGFELAFKYRNPVLILSDGVIGQMMEKVELPEFQPRKTDYEPWGTTGKTPDRERNIITSLNLDALEHEQHNFKLQAKYKQMEEEDTRCETSFCEDAEYLIIAYGASARISRKAVELARAKGIKAGLFRPITLFPFPSKELNEAARNAKGLLSVEMSAGQMIEDVKLATGCRIPVQHFGRYGGVVHAPGEILEALEKLKDNK
- a CDS encoding ferredoxin family protein, which produces MAKVKGAIVVDAERCKGCSVCTVNCPQHVITLGKNVNSKGYYYAAMVNPEDCTGCTNCAIICPDGAITVYRIKE
- a CDS encoding GDSL-type esterase/lipase family protein is translated as MFLTAIFLFCFLCYPGVQAEAFVPQDDVSPDKTHIYNRGTLNNCRIKFEREKKGRVAFMGGSITEMKGWREMICEELQRRFPDTEFDFIAAGISSTGTTPGAFRFERDVLKNGTVDLLFEEAAVNDETNGFNAIEQIRGMEGIIRQARLSNPDMDIIMLHFIWDEMLDPLASGKIPEVIQNHERVAAYYQVSSIDLASEVSQRMQDGEFDWKMFGGTHPAPLGHKIYAATISRLFDQMWQQPLPDTARIHPHLLPPVPMDSFSYYRGRLADIREARLKHGWKYEPEWIPKLKASTRKGFVNVPALEALDPGSELYFTFEGTAIGIFNVAGPDAGIIEYSVDGQPFRQKDLYTKWSRSLYIPWVTMLESELPDGKHEIVIRTGKQNHPESKGNACQIFYFTINDRKL
- the ispE gene encoding 4-(cytidine 5'-diphospho)-2-C-methyl-D-erythritol kinase — its product is MIVYPNAKINIGLMITGKRVDGFHDIETAFYPVSLCDVLEIKLANSEKKISLECMGIDLGDQPVENNLCYKAYCLLDTIYDLPPVTIRLHKRIPIGAGLGGGSSDAAYTLKTLNQLFLLGISDSELVEYAGRLGSDCSFFIGNRPAIGKGKGDVLTPVPLSLTNYHILLVKPPVFVSTAEAYSEITPAEPEVSLSELLKLPLEKWKTAINNDFENSVFGRHPEIGKIKEQLYNLGAIYASMSGSGSSVYGIFREIPKDIKEIFSGCFVWCD
- a CDS encoding PepSY-like domain-containing protein yields the protein MMPLLGCNDDDNNDPGTDKLPVAAQEFISTYFNQYVVSEVKVNKTENERGAIYESKLYKSGTKSGSVTSSVEIEFDKNGDWRDIESLVDGTPFPADVLELLPIAIVQYVNTNYAGIGIEEIEKKAYGYKVELINDKELLFDKNGDILSDTQSGQGSETGNGSVSKSIEEFINTHFPDYTIAYIKNENGQEYKKVYLKNGYTKSYKIVFDHEENWIEVEGDDDFNLPVPESVMQLLPGNISGYIKSNYPSTYVVEVKKKISGYKIELANDVDLLFNTNGEFLGSDDNDQNVDINSLPASIKDFLATYYPNILIREIEKKARHDSNGKMYEVELVNGVEIDFNQDGAWLSIDGNDRELPESFIQTLPAGISLYIDTNYPNAYISEIEKENNSYKVEIIRDRNDFELYFDMNGNFLRLDD
- the meaB gene encoding methylmalonyl Co-A mutase-associated GTPase MeaB, translating into MEHDEQDIFDEHHKDHDSALTVNPGVEQPPVVNATSLERFLSRSRKILSLDEYVEGILNGNRTILSKAITLIESSLPEHEKMAQDIIERCLPYSGKSVRIGITGVPGAGKSTFIEAMGGYLTSNGKKLAVLAIDPSSERSKGSILGDKTRMEQLSSDPNAFIRPSPSSGSLGGVARKTRETVFLCEAAGFDTIFIETVGVGQSETAVHSMTDFFLLIQIAGAGDELQGIKRGIMEMADLIAVNKADGNNMEKAQLAKAQYQSALRLFPKPVSGWEPKATICSSITKLGIDEIWEIILQYEQLTRDNGYFEDRRHNQARYWMNETIRNSLISHFYTHPAIEQLLPEYEKKVLEDKISSFAAARMLLNEYYLKSK